From the Montipora capricornis isolate CH-2021 chromosome 2, ASM3666992v2, whole genome shotgun sequence genome, one window contains:
- the LOC138037414 gene encoding uncharacterized protein, which produces MPVLSKLSPKFDKENEKSQDLSVATAVVLESWWPSSRRYSSLQHFERHETADKVNEWRCDAIEKTQDSVDGIAEVKLQQIVTDEMKAEKHDEYSPENRNDSLYSTTPTPPSQKKRILQMRKDGKHLVSSPSLERLRIKLLDSPDDVSLTDKDADCSNKVEKRSLNFNSPIWQETPLVAAMKEREETADREEGVVDGKSVGETSSVSKSDSLIKESSSISSQKTEIIVTEKDEERKKKNQPASNYSFLDEKITNKDLPSTKLSQTRRRSSMQPTEEMEEKLKNLLNSTTTQKAWDSIKYMIFLFKQIQKDPNEEKYRRIFKGRAKLRKNVWTIRNAKLFMTESGWTEVGSFLIFPLSKKTEEPLLLLNKYLSIIDERRPECKNLKVMERRPTFQRTGSSDLAEKIMELKEALTSSRCNPYRTRRLSLERNSKLMGFRRAMSVDEVNGLRKTSEKCTTLSSNDSTEIECQKPENSLKEEKAQELSKKLRRCVSEDVLYTSLEGREDRTSPIIWRFSKRGVAEKDTVCDLVMENPIDLKTSAATDESVKQAKYNTNSLPDKEVTEHANNDTMGAKQYAALLPNKTASKEADELSSVLENILGTLESSTDSERETDSERELKCAPEKAFASKTAADDVKDDELEALCETLNMIIEDNTGESSSENEDYSNRKENRYNLRQARGDTISLKPPLRPRRGTTKPLEKTKCLGSMGQPNGKLERERVIHSESTRSRQKVSSETRQNKAVSRSSIKTRAQRQKELNNTRLVLETSSRNQAVSNTRKSVVSSKPTAITKRLISKAKSNDTNRPRTRQALLKSKSVASQKNGITDTERKLSRSSRSSSSEVDKTAVRFGEVEQRRDNQASLIKNPLERATSNKERTTSKNVEPRKESEELSTENEEIHSNTEIASGFQSERVVSGKDETDRYSHPVESNTTEMNVGTVAKDSTSQLKKSEDQGRQNPEEMFQEYRDDIGELSKEVQSHHDESFPQPNEDDSQDTKDQTDDALSEVLIKQCLPITQSVPTIDQDNELELPTFDETERHCDMEESCINKNGFSNVTDFGHTESNPQTVQHSNRKMTQLDAGEQLERERVINSKSTRSRQKVSSETRQNKAVSRSSITTRAQRQKELNNTRLVLETSSRNQAVSNTRKSVVSSEPTVITKRLVSKAKSNDTNRPRTRQALLKSKSAPSQKNGIMDTEQKLSRFSRSSSSEVDKMAVGFGEVEQRRANQASLIKNPQERATSNKERTTSKNVEPRKESEELSTENEEIHSNTEIASGFQSERVVSGKDETDRYSHPVESNTTEMNVGTVAKDSTSQLKMSEDQGRQNPEEMFQEYRDDIGELSKEVQSHHDESFPQPNEDDSQDTKDQTDNALSEVLIKQCLPITQSVPTIDQDNELELPTFDETERHCDMEESCINKNGFSNVADFEPTEPNPLTVQHSNRKMTQLEMGDQQFNERLDRENRLLSALSLEERKQLILESSESKPKAKPANERRSILQIKNRSGGSLVRNKKEAFEKVSDSAVANGTLDKSAKRKHFRFHGRQKKSFHFSDEHLDSVLEDNEGELREKTNGIISSKGSQDVRGEQALSLDGTKIEKNDEKEKNRSPGKISPFQSLFTRRRGFYDLEKSANAAGVRSPGKSSGEYASDC; this is translated from the exons ATGCCGGTTCTTTCCAAACTCAGCCCTAAATTCGACAAGGAAAACGAAAAGTCACAAGATCTTAGTGTGGCAACGGCTGTTG TTCTCGAAAGCTGGTGGCCGAGTTCGAGACGTTATTCATCGCTACAACACTTTGAACGACATGAAACCGCTGATAAAGTCAATGAATGGAGATGTGACGCCATTGAAAAAACTCAAGATAG TGTCGATGGGATCGCTGAGGTAAAACTGCAGCAGATTGTCACTGACGAAATGAAGGCTGAAAAACATGACGAGTATAGTCCCGAGAATCGGAACGACTCGTTGTACAGTACGACACCCACACCGCCGTCGCAAAAGAAAAGGATCCTGCAGATGAGAAAAGATGGAAAGCACTTGGTTTCTTCACCGTCTCTGGAGAGGCTGAGAATCAAG CTGCTTGATTCTCCAGACGATGTTTCACTCACTGACAAAGACGCCGATTGTTCAAACAAGGTGGAAAAGAGGTCATTAAATTTCAATTCTCCAATATGGCAAGAAACGCCACTCGTCGCAGCAATGAAAGAACGCGAAGAAACGGCGGATCGCGAAGAG GGTGTCGTAGATGGAAAATCAGTAGGAGAGACCTCTTCCGTCTCGAAAAGTGATTCTCTCATCAAGGAATCCAGTTCAATTAGTTCACAAAAGACAGAAATCATTGTTACAGAAAAGGATgaggagagaaagaaaaagaaccaaCCAGCTTCCAACTACTCATTTTTGGATGAGAAG ATTACAAACAAGGATCTTCCTTCTACAAAGTTATCTCAAACGAGACGTCGCTCTTCCATGCAGCCAACCGAAGAAATGGAGGAGAAACTAAAGAATTTGCTAAACAGCACGACAACTCAGAAGGCTTGGGATTCAATTAAATACATGATTTTTCTATTCAA GCAAATACAGAAGGACCCGAACGAGGAAAAATATCGCAGGATATTTAAAGGACGAGCTAAGTTGAGAAAGAACGTTTGGACAATAAGAAACGCCAAGTTGTTCATGACCGAGAGTGGATGGACCGAG gTTGGAAGTTTTCTTATCTTTCCGTTgtcaaagaaaacagaagagCCTTTATTGCTTCTAAATAAGTATCTTAG CATCATTGACGAGAGAAGGCCAGAATGTAAGAATTTAAAAGTGATGGAAAGAAGGCCAACCTTTCAAAGAACAGGCTCATCTGATCTGGCGGAAAAAATAATGGAGCTGAAGGAAGCTTTAACTTCGTCGAGATGCAATCCTTATAGGACGAGAAGGCTGAGTTTAGAGAGGAATTCAAAATTAATGGGCTTTCGTAGGGCCATGTCGGTGGATGAAGTTAATGGATTGAGAAAAACATCAGAGAAATGTACCACTTTATCATCAAATGATTCCACGGAAATTGAATGCCAGAAACCGGAGAATTCCTTGAAAGAAGAAAAGGCTCAAGAGCTAAGCAAAAAACTTCGTCGTTGCGTCAGTGAGGATGTTCTTTACACCTCTCTTGAAGGCAGAGAGGACCGTACTTCACCAATCATCTGGAGATTCTCTAAGCGAGGGGTTGCTGAGAAAGATACAGTTTGCGATCTTGTTATGGAAAATCCTATTGACCTGAAAACGTCGGCTGCTACGGATGAGTCCGTGAAACAAGCAAAATACAACACGAATTCACTCCCAGACAAGGAAGTTACTGAACACGCTAATAACGACACAATGGGCGCGAAGCAGTATGCAGCCCTTCTACCTAATAAGACCGCGTCGAAGGAAGCAGACGAGTTGTCCTCTGTTCTGGAAAATATTTTGGGTACCTTGGAAAGCAGTACTGATTCAGAGAGAGAAACTGATTCTGAGAGAGAGTTGAAGTGTGCACCAGAGAAGGCATTTGCTTCGAAAACAGCTGCAGACGACGTGAAGGACGATGAGTTGGAAGCATTGTGTGAAACACTCAACATGATAATCGAGGACAACACTGGCGAATCATCCTCTGAAAATGAAGACTACagcaacagaaaagaaaatcgTTATAACCTTCGGCAAGCAAGAGGCGATACGATCTCTCTAAAACCTCCATTGCGCCCTCGTAGAGGAACTACAAAGCCGCTAGAGAAAACTAAATGTTTGGGTTCTATGGGACAACCTAATGGTAAATTAGAACGTGAAAGAGTGATTCATTCAGAAAGCACACGATCACGACAAAAGGTTTCTTCAGAAACTCGTCAAAATAAAGCTGTTTCAAGGAGCTCAATTAAAACTCGTGCACAGCGCCAAAAAGAACTAAATAACACTCGCTTGGTTCTAGAAACATCAAGCCGAAATCAAGCTGTTTCCAATACACGGAAATCTGTCGTCAGTTCCAAGCCAACTGCAATTACTAAACGTCTTATCTCAAAAGCCAAAAGTAACGATACGAACAGACCCAGAACGAGGCAAGCGTTGTTGAAATCAAAGAGCGTAGCAAGTCAGAAAAATGGAATTACGGACACGGAGCGGAAGCTCTCGAGATCTAGTCGATCCTCGAGCAGTGAAGTCGATAAGACGGCAGTTAGGTTTGGTGAGGTGGAGCAAAGACGCGACAATCAGGCGTCCTTGATCAAGAACCCGCTAGAAAGGGCGACATCCAATAAAGAGAGAACCACAAGTAAAAATGTGGAACCACGCAAAGAGTCTGAAGAACTTTccactgaaaatgaagaaattcaCAGCAACACTGAGATTGCTTCCGGATTTCAAAGTGAACGAGTCGTTTCAGGGAAAGATGAAACAGATAGGTACAGCCACCCGGTGGAAAGCAATACAACAGAGATGAATGTAGGAACTGTGGCCAAAGATAGTACCAGTCAATTGAAGAAGTCTGAAGATCAAGGCCGTCAAAATCCTGAAGAAATGTTTCAGGAATACCGAGATGACATCGGTGAATTATCAAAAGAAGTCCAATCCCATCATGATGAAAGCTTCCCTCAGCCAAATGAAGACGATAGCCAAGACACCAAGGACCAAACCGACGATGCGCTCTCGGAAGTACTTATAAAACAGTGTCTTCCTATCACACAGAGTGTTCCAACAATCGATCAAGACAATGAATTAGAATTGCCTACATTTGATGAAACGGAGAGACACTGTGACATGGAGGAATCTTGCATTAATAAAAATGGGTTTTCAAATGTGACAGACTTCGGACATACTGAATCGAATCCTCAAACTGTTCAACACAGCAATCGCAAGATGACACAACTGGATGCTGGAGAACAACTAGAACGTGAAAGAGTGATTAATTCTAAAAGCACACGATCACGACAAAAGGTTTCTTCAGAAACTCGTCAAAATAAAGCTGTTTCAAGAAGCTCAATTACGACTCGTGCACAGCGCCAAAAAGAACTAAATAACACTCGCTTGGTTCTAGAAACATCAAGCCGAAATCAAGCTGTTTCCAATACACGAAAATCTGTCGTCAGTTCCGAGCCGACTGTAATTACTAAACGTCTTGTCTCAAAAGCGAAAAGTAACGATACGAACAGACCCAGAACGAGACAAGCGTTGTTGAAATCAAAGAGCGCACCAAGTCAGAAAAATGGAATTATGGACACGGAGCAGAAGCTCTCGAGATTTAGTCGATCCTCCAGCAGTGAAGTCGATAAGATGGCAGTTGGGTTTGGAGAGGTGGAGCAAAGACGCGCGAATCAGGCGTCCTTGATCAAGAACCCGCAAGAAAGGGCGACATCCAATAAAGAGAGAACCACAAGTAAAAATGTGGAACCACGCAAAGAGTCTGAAGAACTTTccactgaaaatgaagaaattcaCAGCAACACTGAGATTGCTTCCGGATTTCAAAGTGAACGAGTCGTTTCAGGGAAAGATGAAACAGATAGGTACAGCCACCCGGTGGAAAGCAATACAACAGAGATGAATGTAGGAACTGTGGCCAAAGATAGTACCAGTCAATTGAAGATGTCTGAAGATCAAGGCCGTCAAAATCCTGAAGAAATGTTTCAGGAATACCGAGATGACATCGGTGAATTATCAAAAGAAGTCCAATCCCATCATGATGAAAGCTTCCCTCAGCCAAATGAAGACGATAGCCAAGACACCAAGGACCAAACTGACAATGCGCTCTCGGAAGTACTTATAAAACAGTGTCTTCCTATAACACAGAGTGTTCCAACAATCGATCAAGACAATGAATTAGAATTGCCTACATTTGATGAAACGGAGAGACACTGTGACATGGAGGAGTCTTGCATTAATAAAAATGGGTTTTCAAATGTGGCAGACTTCGAACCTACTGAACCGAATCCTCTAACTGTTCAACACAGCAATCGCAAGATGACACAATTGGAAATGGGAGATCAGCAATTCAATGAAAGATTGGACAGGGAAAATAGACTACTTTCCGCTCTTTCGCTTGAAGAGCGAAAACAATTGATATTAGAATCATCTGAATCAAAGCCAAAGGCAAAACCTGCTAACGAAAGGAGAAGCATCTTGCAAATTAAGAATCGAAGTGGCGGCAGTCTTGTTAGGAACAAAAAAGAAGCATTTGAAAAAGTGTCTGATTCGGCTGTGGCGAACGGTACCTTAGACAAATCAGCAAAACGGAAGCATTTTCGATTCCACGGAAGGCAAAAGAAATCGTTCCATTTTTCTGATGAGCACTTAGATTCCGTGCTTGAGGACAACGAAGGAGAACTGAGGGAAAAAACGAATGGTATAATTTCATCAAAAGGATCTCAAGATGTTAGAGGTGAACAAGCGTTAAGCTTGGATGGTACGAAAATTGAGAAAAATgacgagaaagaaaaaaatcggTCTCCCGGTAAGATAAGCCCATTTCAATCTCTTTTTACAAGACGACGAGGTTTCTATGATTTGGAAAAGAGCGCAAATGCAGCTGGAGTGAGATCTCCTGGGAAGAGTTCAGGAGAATATGCAAGCGACTGTTAG